TTACATCAGCCCGGGGATATTCATACCGAGTCCGCCGGTCATTGACTTCATTTCATCTGCGAGCATGTCACGGCCCTTCTTCAGCGCCTCATTAGTCGCAGCAACAATCAGGTCCTGCAGCATCTC
The genomic region above belongs to Nitrospirota bacterium and contains:
- a CDS encoding YbaB/EbfC family nucleoid-associated protein, which gives rise to EMLQDLIVAATNEALKKGRDMLADEMKSMTGGLGMNIPGLM